In the genome of Arachis hypogaea cultivar Tifrunner chromosome 9, arahy.Tifrunner.gnm2.J5K5, whole genome shotgun sequence, the window TTTTCCATGAGATTGTCTTCCAAGCTTAGGTTCCAATTCTTTTTCTGCAACttctaaattttttatgcaatgttATGATCACTCTTCAATGAGATCAAttgcaaattatatatatatatatatatatatatatatatatatatatatatatatatatatatatataatgtagcTCTAAAGAAATATAGAGATAGCTAAGGAGTTGTTAGATGGGacaaaaaaatcaaccaaaatgcaaaatgcagaatgaaCAGAGTATAGTAACCCAGGATGTAAAATCATAAACCAAAAGACAAAGCAAACACCCAAACATCAGAAAAGGAAAAACCCCACACAAAGTGCATAACTAAAAATTATAGATACACCAtgcatatatatgtaaatatgtcTTAGTTGTCATTACCACCTGCCACATTTTTATTCTTCTATAGTAGCTCATCTCATAATATTTTTACGATTCAACTTAACATTGTTATTAAAACTAGACTAAAAACAAACAACGACACACGCAGGTGTACATTCAGATATCAGAACGCTTTGGTCTACACCGTCTAAGACAGTTGACCGCAGTCGGCGACGACCACCGGCTTCGACGTCCTGCCAGAGCTGGACCCAACCTTCTCGATCTCCCTCACCACATCCATGCCCTCGACCACTTGCCCGAACACAACGTGCTTCCCATCCAACCACTCCGTCTTTGCGGTGCAGATGAAGAACTGAGATCCGTTAGTGTTTGGACCCGCATTCGCCATCGACAGGATACCCGGTCCGGTGTGCTTCCTGATGAAATTCTCGTCAGCAAACTTGATGTCGTAGATCGATTCACCGCCGGTGCCGTTTCCTGCGGTGAAGTCACCACCCTGGCACATGAAGTTGGGGATGACACGGTGGAAGGAGGAACCCTTGTAGTGGAGGGGCTTCCCGCTGCAGCCAACTCCCTTCTCACCGGTACAGAGTGCACGGAAATTCTCGGCGGTCCTCGGCGTTGTGTCGGCGAAGAGCTCCATGATGATGCGGCCAGCTGGCTGGCCTCCGATGGTCATGTCAAAGAACACCCTAGGATTTGCCATTTTCACGGAAAGTACCAGAAGATGATCACAAGGTACTAATTGGATTTACACTAGTTAGGGTTTAAAATTGGGAACGAGGGGTATATATAGTAGTTTGTGATCGTTCGATTAGGACACCTGGCCTCATTGTGAGGGTCTGATGGATGTAGGGTAACTATGGTTAAGTTGTTCACTGACCTGAGTTAGTGAGTGTGGATCCAATTCAACGGAGAAGGATATACTTTTCCACTTATGTTTGTTTTGGGGCCTTCTTGAATGAGGTCTAAAGACAAAGCCTAGTCATATTGGGTGTTGCATCTGGAAGCTTCCTTGACCCATCTTAACCCAAAAAAACAAATGACACCGCTTAATGTGAGAACATCAACaataaatattgaatttttttaataaagtaatGTGACAAGATAGAGTATACAGTGCACTGTGCACACGTTTCTGGCATGCATGCACCTAGCTAATTAATGAATTAATGAATTATGTTACAGGTGATTACTGTAACTATGTAATTTCAAGTGGGTGGGGATCACCTGTCCCTGTTTGTttgtaaattctaaattttttatacttcatatttaatttggtaaatttgttagaaaaaataacatacaataatttttttttattttaaaaaaaaatacatcacACTCATTTTTTAACCCTTTTGAGTCTAATAGACTCATTTTTTGAAGATAGTTGTTTGTTCTCTCTTCCTTAAGCACACGGTGAATTCGCTACAAGAAAAttgaacatttgtaacaaaatttttgtaacaaatttaatattgttacaaaaaattatttttttaaacaaaaattagtaattgttacaaaataataatgttttgtaacaacaatataatttgttacaaaacattttgttattttataacgatttaattttttaattacaaattatatTGGTTTTTGTAACGAATCGGTGTTTTAttgcaaaattttataatattttgtaacaaaagatgaagttgttgaaaaagttcaaaatattttataacaaatatCCATTTGTTTGAAAAACTctaattattttataacaaaaaattaatttatcacaaaatttaatattgtttgtaacaaattatttgtttgtcacaaaatacaaaaatttttgtagGTAAGCTGAATTTTATATTGAtcaaaattttcatataattttattataatttaatattttgcaTGATAgagattaaaatttaataataaaagaattatataGTTTAAGTCatttctattatgaataaattatggtttattttattaatttgaattttttatttttaaaaattaatctaaaaataattaaattatttttatgaatatttagagaagttaattaatatttttgtaaaatttattataattagttattttatatttttattttataatttaaattagaaataattaattgaacttagtaatatattgataaataatgttcttaaatatttttaatagagtgtatttggttttaaaattattctactctcctattttattaaatatctattcatatttaTCCTTATTCTTTTTATAAATCTTtaatttctaatcctaatccaAAAATTCCCAAAtggaacgaaaaaaaaaaaaacttaatttccCCTTACCTAGCTCTTTCAGCCACATCCCCATTCGACATAACACACACTTCACAACAAACACACCCACACAGAGATCAACgagggaggagaagaaaagagcGTCGCCGGCTTGTTGCCGCCGCACCCATCCTGTTCCGCCGCCGCCGAACTATCAAGCCCAGAAGAGAGAGTTGCCGTTGTACTGTCGAGAAGAGAGAGCTCGCGCAGAGAGGGAGAACTCGCGAAGGAGGGATTGTTGCCCATAGTCGCCGCCGTTCGTTTCTTGTCGTCACCGTTCTGCCTTCCATCAAGCTCGAACAGTCACTGTTTGTGGAGCTTGCCGCCATCGCCGTTCAAGTTGCTGCTGCCGCCGTCACACGCGACACCACCGAAGTTCCCCTCATCCTCGTCGACTCATCTGCGACTTCGTTCCCCAAAGGCTCATCATCCTGCTCATGGTGGCTTTGTTTGCTCATAACCTTTTGGTTGGATGCTTTGTTCATCTTGCTGTTGTTGTCGTCATTCGTGTCAGTGTGGTTGCTGCTTGCTATTTATGTTTGTTGGTGCCGCCTCTACTTGTTGTTTGTGTCACTATTGTTCTTCCTGTTTGTGTTGCAGTTGTTGTTCTCCATTTCTTTGTGGTTGCTTTTCTTCTCTGTTTGTTGTTGTTACTCACTTGTTCTCTTCTCCAATCAAAGGTAAATAAGATTTGTATTCATATGTTTTTTTTTCAACTGGTTGTAGAATTATGTTTTTCTTAGAGTTAATTAGGGTTTGATAAAATAACCAAAATTTAATTTCCACTTTTTTcctctttaaaaaaaatagaaagaaaaattatgCATATATCTATACAATTGAATCTGGGCAGATATCTTGAGTTAGTGAATTTGtttgtaagtaattgatgcaactCTTGTATGTCATAGGTGAAAAACACTATATGCGAAATTTTATATAATGCACTGTCAGGTTATGACTAAGACAAATTTGGTCCTTTGTTGTCAGCATTCTTCAGAGACTGTACTATTATGTTGTGGCTAAGATAAATTTGATTCTTTATGGCTGTTGAATATGGCTCCATAtggtttatttagttttattacttaattttaaatgtcttaaatataattatttttggtcTAATGTAACGAGTCTAATTAGTTTCATAAGTATGGTTATATTCATGGAATTTTTATAAACTCAAAATGACTTGTATTACTATGTTTTGAATTGATGCTAGAAGTGTGAGAAGTTCAAGAAATCAATTATTATGTTGCTGAACATATACATAATAATGTTCTTTTTTCAATTCtctatatgttttatttttctttcttgtaagTTCTGTGGTGCTTTTCCGACTCTTTTAATTAAAAAGGGATAatgacaataattttttatttgttttatgtttaattcAGTGTATCAAGAAGTTTTAATTGGAGCATGCACAAATGTGAATATCTATTACTGAAAGGCCATACTTGCTATTCCATCATGGGTAtctattcttcttgcatcacTGGTTGGTAAGTCAAGTTTTTTTCCTTCTTTGCCTTTAATTTATATGGTTGGTTTATTATTTGTTACATAAATAATGAACACAGATACATCATAGTCATAACTATCATTTTCAATTTTAGtcaataaaatttagtttttcacATTCCTTGATGTTATCTTAGacattttttcccttttgttggATATAGAGAAGTGAGGCTTGTGAGCAAAGAATCCGAACATGTAAGTGTACTATTGGTAACATTATTAGCTTCTCCACTTTTAAATGTGTGAATATTAGTTGAAATTTACTGTGACTTCTTTTACGTTGAAATACATGTTTAATTCATTGTAGTGTGGTGGAGGATCTCTCATTCTTTGTTTTCTGGATTTTGCGAATTCAGCTTGTGCAGCAACTGCAATGAGTGCCTTGCAAGGTAGCATTTTACTATTTATCAATGAATAAATTATACAAAAGAAAGTTCTGTATTTGTTCATGTAAATCATCTAACTAAATCATTTAAGTATGTGATAACTTAGATGAAAGTCGTCAAATTAGAGGATACATTAACTTGTTTGGTAGATACAATGAAGTGTTCtttgttgatttttttagttGATTTTTGCTTGTATAATAGATGTGCTAGATGTGCtcaaagaaaaacttgaagagcAACAAACACGACAAGAGGAAGAATTAGCTCGAATGAAAGCTCAATTGGAAACTCAACAAGCCATTGTAAATTCTTTCATAACGCGCTTCTACAACGAAAGAAATAGACAATTAAAGGTACCCCTAAAATTTCTTATGGTTTTAATACATATTCATAGATGattcatatattattagtatagttTAATTGTATATGggtgtatttattatattttacttgTGACATGGTTGATAAATGACAAAtgttctattatttggtttgataaatttggttgtgtATTGGATGAGAAATAAGTAATgaattagttgttattgtttgaACCATAGACGGTGAAAATATCCAAGTTTTAGAGAGGTTCTGCCAAAATTTTTCTAAAGATTTTGAATAaaagttaatgaaaaaaattgtaattggtgttatatcttgtttctaaatgactcaagaatattttgattcatagagacactaatctatgttagacttTTAACTTTTGGTCGAACTTGTGTAAGAAATATAACTCGTAGAACTAATCAATATAgacattaatgttattttattttaaaacaattttagttaaatgaagCATATTTGAATTATCTgtgtttttacatattatataaatgttgacttgCTCAGTAAAGTAGTTAATATAtcaatgaattaaaaaattaatttgataaattatgtatgtaatttgtattaaaaaaattgttacaaaataaatattgtgcttttgtaactaaagaaaacaaaatgttacaaaatcaagttatattttgtaacaaaattttatgatagaaaaaatatattgtcacaaaaaatattttgaagatcaaaatttgttatcacttttgtaatgaattttgatttttgtataaaaaaaatttgttacaacatgctttgaattgtaacagttttattttttgttacaaattttttttgtaacgggacatactgcaatagctatttttttgttacaaatttcttttgtttcaaaattttgattttttgtaataattttttattacaaatattactttttcttgtagtgattattgacatcttccatccaactattttaaatttttatattatttttatttgttatcatcTTTCTtttctagaaaaaaaaattattatgctttttttaaattaattatttttatttttttaataaaatcatctAGAGATTCTAATTgttttaacttattttaaaattcaaaattagtttactaattaatataaataagtaGTGTTGTTCTCTCATAACaacaatacaataataaaaattcttcatctttttttttctcgtTCTTTTTAGTTCTTTTTCACCAAACAAAGAAAATTGCACAGTGAAAAAAAAACTCAAGAAAGTAAGATGTGACACacaagaaaaatgaaaatttaaacgAGAATCAAATCATATCCCAAAACACTTAAAatcctaacaaaagaaacataCTGAAGAGATGTGGTGACTAATGTTGTAGTTCTAAGGAAGGATAATGAAAATTCTGCAGCAACTAGCTATAATTTGAGAGAGGATGATGAAGATAATATTGAGTTGTTGAGCAAGTTGTAACTACTAACTAATGATATATTATTTTGCTGTTatcttttaaatagaattttgttACAATTAACTTTGGTGAGTCAGCACATTATTAGAATAGAAAAAGTATATGGAAGACTAACTCATAACCAGCCAATTTTAAACGactgtaattaataattattagttagaaatttttacaaaaattaaaatttgaataatcaataattaatctcCATTTGAAAAATAAGGATCAGCAATAAACGAGTAATTCCCTATATGGTCCCGAGATTCACGGAATTACCTAATTTGATATTTGAGGTTCTGATTTCATCATAGTAGTTCCTCATATTGAGTTTTGAACACCATAATGGTCATATTGAGTTTTGAACACCATAATGGTCATGGACATCTTTCCAGTGCTGACTCAGTTATCAGACTGATGTAGTCATTCTTTGCCACACACGTGGTAAAATTGTAATTGGACCCAATTTGATCCCTCCTCCATTATAAAATCCTTATTCATCCCAACTTTCAAATTGGATTCCctttcttcttgctcttctttttcttattcttaatCAAAGCCTTTAGGTATCTGTAGTTATTGGAATTTACTCAACATTGATATGAGACAACATTCTATCAGATATTAGAAATGTATAGGCCTTGTTTCCTCGataataaataacataataatcaattaaatataaataagagcTAGAAATTGAATATCAAGTATTTAGAATTTAGATGTTTCATTGCACTTGCCAAAACTGATGACCATACTATTCATCATAAAACTCACCAAACAACATGTGTTTTCAaacgagaaaagaaaaagaactacAGCATCAAAACACCTTGCCAAACCCTagcaacaaaa includes:
- the LOC112712691 gene encoding peptidyl-prolyl cis-trans isomerase, whose amino-acid sequence is MANPRVFFDMTIGGQPAGRIIMELFADTTPRTAENFRALCTGEKGVGCSGKPLHYKGSSFHRVIPNFMCQGGDFTAGNGTGGESIYDIKFADENFIRKHTGPGILSMANAGPNTNGSQFFICTAKTEWLDGKHVVFGQVVEGMDVVREIEKVGSSSGRTSKPVVVADCGQLS